Proteins from one Oryza sativa Japonica Group chromosome 12, ASM3414082v1 genomic window:
- the LOC4352690 gene encoding uncharacterized protein, translating into MDHESIVASDLSIYPLPPGTRTLATPRVVLAPPPVTVVNQPHADWRGLPDAAVSRVLDRLPVVDLFRLGYLFSPRWLHIWRARPLYLHDRQFTTPPIPAANVANAITNVLHHHVGEGVQLLPVQGGGGGGGGQGEGALVGGGDADEAVTSDDEIYEDEGIIQNAGHEIGRVYCLRVETTRWSLDHLVRWCAELQRGGARVLMLANLAIPEHPELPQAILNCGASHLGLHVFFFTVEAYHIAALVELRALGLYGCIEGHGMIDRVLHPESPIRKLAIHGGMGRTFAVAGATRLRSLVLFDNQVGTVAVDGAARFRNLYMSDTKPSRIRIGAAPRLRRILSLDIFNTVLVIQGLAIQIGMMEPPPQIRSVRHLCLRVNYTEMDVRLPRLMEQILKSFPRVKSLDIMRCDDVTQAEGLLQWNDAHYDGNNFFDGLESFNYHLRWIYLEDFRGGKCEVALMKAMLDKASVLRQLMIQYSTSSVPQLTLNQLDLSLQNFKLHTLNGAIRGNLVSFVAADASGSCVRLAAQG; encoded by the exons ATGGACCACGAGAGCATCGTCGCCAGCGACCTGTCCATCTACCCTCTGCCGCCCGGGACGCGCACCCTGGCCACTCcgcgcgtcgtcctcgcgccgcctcccgtcacCGTCGTCAACCAGCCGCACGCCGACTGGCGGGGGCTCCCggacgccgccgtctcccgcgtcctcgaccgcctcccCGTCGTCGACCTGTTCCGCCTCGGCTACCTCTTCTCCCCGCGCTGGCTCCACATCTGGCGCGCCCGGCCGCTGTATCTCCACGACCGCCAGTTCACCACCCCACCGATCCCCGCCGCCAACGTCGCCAACGCAATCACCAACGTCCTCCACCACCACGTCGGCGAGGGCGTCCAGCTCCTACCCGtacaaggtggcggcggcggagggggaggccaAGGTGAAGGAGCgctcgtgggcggcggcgatgccgaTGAGGCCGTGACCAGCGACGACGAGATCTACGAAGACGAAGGCATCATCCAGAACGCCGGTCACGAGATCGGCCGCGTGTACTGCTTGCGAGTAGAGACCACGCGGTGGAGCCTCGATCACCTCGTCCGCTGGTGCGCCGAGCTCCAGCGCGGCGGTGCTCGTGTGCTCATGCTCGCCAACCTCGCCATACCAGAGCACCCCGAACTTCCTCAAGCCATCCTCAACTGTGGCGCCAGCCACCTGGGACTCCACGTCTTCTTCTTCACCGTGGAAGCCTACCACATCGCGGCCCTCGTCGAGCTCCGCGCCCTCGGGCTGTACGGCTGCATCGAGGGCCACGGCATGATCGACCGAGTCCTCCACCCCGAATCACCGATTCGGAAGCTGGCAATCCACGGCGGCATGGGGCGAactttcgccgtcgccggcgccacgcGCCTCCGGTCTCTGGTCTTGTTCGACAACCAGGTGGGCACGGTCGCCGTGGACGGCGCCGCCCGATTCCGGAATCTCTACATGAGCGATACGAAGCCATCCAGGATCCGCATCGGTGCCGCGCCCAGGTTGCGAAGAATCCTCTCCCTTGACATCTTCAACACCGTCTTGGTGATCCAAGGCTTAGCGATTCAG ATTGGGATGATGGAGCCGCCTCCACAGATCCGTTCTGTCAGGCATCTCTGCTTACGGGTGAACTACACAGAGATGGACGTCAGGTTGCCCCGCTTGATGGAGCAGATCCTGAAGAGTTTCCCACGCGTAAAATCACTGGATATCATG AGATGCGATGACGTTACACAAGCAGAAGGGCTCCTCCAGTGGAACGATGCACACTATGACGGGAACAATTTCTTCGATGGCCTTGAGAGTTTCAACTATCACCTGAGGTGGATATATCTTGAAGATTTCAGAGGAGGCAAGTGTGAAGTTGCTCTGATGAAAGCCATGCTCGACAAAGCTAGTGTCCTGAGACAGTTAATGATACAATACTCGACAAGCAGCGTCCCCCAGCTCACCCTGAATCAGCTCGACTTGTCTCTCCAGAATTTCAAGCTGCACACTCTAAATGGTGCCATCAGAGGCAATCTTGTGTCCTTTGTTGCAGCCGATGCTTCCGGAAGTTGCGTACGACTAGCAGCGCAAGGCTAG